Proteins from one Natrinema versiforme genomic window:
- a CDS encoding DEAD/DEAH box helicase, which yields MTLRDVSWEPVYESEFRTNRTLMETFYRPFLNEVIRYDRLAGYLSLRSLAHALEGVDSLLETDGTVRVIAGADLQKREKGAMFPDADEPLEPWVESQLTIIATLLDRGDLQIKVGDPKGGDGLFHPKLGIGVDREGNKISFEGSINETLSAWQYNYERFKVHRSWSRGEAKYVEEDVSTFNALWNGFHPSVDVFELDEAARQDLIDWKDTDGTLEEHVERVQNHDPQTTVPEDDTAGVVSVAGRTPGGIHLAEEISTVTPWPHQRTISDTAVSIYPNNLLFCDEVGLGKTIEAGLTLSRLMQVGEAEQALFLVPAGLVQQWQNELLDRFNIHAYYHERSYDGDYMIGPLGDAEDHRIPTSGAVDADAWENTPIGSFVTERDEPTVVIESWHTARREGNQAHVAPRIDESVWDLTVVDEAHSAREETKLYDLLGQAEEASRCLYALTATPMQLNVGELYDLLRLCDLPEGWDDKDRFVEFFETRQALEDSLSTVGSRYQNVADGQQQVLQQFQKELDLEEDEGRPRIERFGKLIHEHLTSNPGYDEQAKALVEVTDTESIQQRKALEKLVGVRETSPRFDDPRSLIFDCGPTEWSALVEASQWSTPVQSRIFRNTRAVLEQCQDLGLLDDTVPTRDVETKRIELGDAAPLYDQVEQYIDETYKQSQKVLTGKEKLALGFVMTTYRQRLTSSLHAIKQSLQRRMEKLDEKVEDMTEEVSELSRDAGVTEATIDEAIGQASLDAYQPSSRGAADVIQAERTALQEFVDDLRQAHTDPKVAQLRRDIRSLRQSARDNIIIFTQYHDTLEHIRETLTDTHPNVGTYSGGGGMQYDETTGEWVNVGKEAIKRDFTDGDTNILICTDSASEGLNLQTADALINFDLPWNPMRVEQRIGRIDRIGQKNEVVKIINYAYKDSIDGDIYEELEGRLQLFENVVGPMRPVLNSIEQDIKDAVMGSSGSDDTREPSELVVEEADSRAKRAQEKAEETGLAGEPEEVSTKEAIIESSGLDGWEPYCYPAFDDIGTGDRSYEPLVSLETIETQLTQSDRLEETEWSFTALRNHDRADDFEDIVDDAYVLELPEEDAVAMPDSLRETAQAELGGGSGVVVTFNPEIAEQFPSIRLLLPGDPLFEALVREAAPAEVDNVEFVCGQRGESGSSVTRSSQVAEAKQATVVEPAVTSESVKNLLGGTNSVSDIDDAEQTVLNWLSQLPAAE from the coding sequence ATGACCCTCAGGGACGTCTCGTGGGAGCCGGTGTACGAGAGCGAGTTCCGGACCAACCGGACGCTCATGGAGACGTTCTACCGGCCATTCCTCAACGAAGTCATCCGCTACGACCGGCTCGCCGGCTATCTGAGTCTGCGTAGTCTGGCACACGCTCTCGAAGGGGTTGACTCCCTCCTCGAGACTGATGGAACAGTACGTGTCATCGCTGGAGCCGACCTCCAGAAGCGCGAGAAGGGAGCGATGTTCCCTGACGCAGATGAACCCCTGGAACCGTGGGTTGAGTCCCAGCTCACCATCATCGCGACCCTCCTCGACCGCGGCGACCTCCAAATCAAGGTCGGCGACCCCAAAGGCGGTGACGGACTCTTCCACCCGAAGCTCGGCATCGGTGTCGATCGCGAGGGCAACAAGATCAGCTTCGAGGGGAGTATCAACGAGACGCTCAGTGCGTGGCAGTACAACTACGAACGCTTCAAAGTTCATCGCTCCTGGAGCCGCGGCGAGGCGAAGTATGTCGAGGAAGACGTCTCGACGTTCAACGCACTCTGGAACGGCTTCCACCCCTCCGTCGATGTCTTCGAGCTCGACGAAGCTGCACGCCAGGACCTCATCGACTGGAAGGACACCGATGGAACGCTCGAGGAACACGTCGAGCGAGTCCAGAATCACGACCCCCAGACGACGGTGCCCGAAGACGATACCGCTGGTGTCGTCTCGGTCGCCGGACGAACACCGGGAGGAATCCATCTCGCAGAGGAAATCAGTACTGTCACGCCCTGGCCCCATCAGCGAACGATCTCCGATACCGCTGTCAGTATCTATCCGAACAACCTCCTGTTCTGTGACGAGGTGGGGCTCGGCAAAACCATCGAAGCAGGCCTGACCCTCTCACGGCTAATGCAGGTCGGAGAGGCTGAGCAGGCGCTGTTTCTGGTTCCTGCAGGGTTGGTACAGCAGTGGCAGAACGAACTCCTCGACCGCTTCAATATCCACGCCTACTATCACGAACGATCCTACGACGGCGATTACATGATCGGTCCTCTCGGAGACGCAGAGGATCACCGTATCCCCACATCCGGAGCGGTCGACGCTGATGCCTGGGAGAACACGCCGATTGGTTCGTTCGTTACGGAGAGAGATGAGCCAACCGTCGTAATCGAGTCGTGGCATACCGCCCGCCGAGAAGGTAATCAGGCACACGTCGCCCCACGCATCGACGAGAGCGTGTGGGACCTCACAGTCGTCGACGAGGCACACAGTGCTCGCGAGGAGACGAAACTCTACGACCTGCTCGGACAGGCCGAAGAGGCCTCCCGGTGTCTATACGCTCTCACGGCGACTCCCATGCAGTTGAATGTTGGCGAGCTCTACGATCTCCTTCGACTATGCGATCTCCCAGAGGGTTGGGACGACAAGGACCGATTCGTCGAGTTCTTCGAAACACGGCAAGCACTCGAAGATAGCCTCAGTACCGTCGGCTCTCGCTATCAGAATGTAGCTGATGGACAGCAACAGGTTCTCCAACAGTTCCAGAAAGAGCTCGATCTGGAGGAGGACGAAGGCCGACCAAGAATTGAACGGTTCGGGAAACTCATTCACGAACATCTCACGTCGAATCCTGGCTACGACGAGCAGGCGAAGGCGCTAGTCGAGGTGACGGACACAGAGTCGATTCAACAGCGGAAAGCCCTCGAGAAACTCGTCGGAGTGCGCGAAACCTCACCTCGCTTTGACGATCCGCGCTCGCTCATTTTCGACTGTGGGCCAACGGAGTGGAGCGCACTTGTGGAAGCTTCTCAGTGGTCGACACCGGTTCAGTCCCGCATCTTCCGGAATACTCGAGCGGTCTTGGAGCAGTGTCAGGATCTAGGGCTCCTCGACGATACGGTTCCGACCCGGGATGTCGAGACAAAACGGATCGAACTGGGTGACGCAGCCCCGTTGTACGACCAGGTAGAGCAGTATATTGATGAGACGTATAAGCAGTCGCAGAAAGTCCTGACAGGAAAAGAGAAGCTCGCATTAGGCTTCGTGATGACCACGTATCGTCAGCGCCTGACGAGCAGTCTCCACGCCATCAAGCAGAGCCTCCAGCGCCGGATGGAGAAGCTCGACGAGAAGGTTGAGGACATGACCGAGGAGGTCTCCGAGCTTAGTAGGGACGCCGGAGTGACGGAAGCGACCATCGACGAAGCGATCGGCCAAGCATCCCTCGACGCCTATCAGCCAAGTAGTCGTGGTGCCGCCGACGTGATTCAGGCGGAGCGGACGGCCCTCCAAGAGTTCGTGGACGATCTCAGGCAAGCCCACACCGACCCGAAGGTAGCGCAGCTGCGCCGCGACATTCGCTCACTCCGTCAGAGCGCCCGTGATAACATTATCATCTTCACGCAATATCACGACACCCTCGAGCATATCCGTGAGACGCTGACAGACACGCATCCAAACGTCGGTACGTACAGTGGTGGTGGCGGGATGCAGTACGACGAAACTACCGGAGAGTGGGTGAACGTCGGTAAAGAGGCGATCAAGCGCGATTTCACTGACGGCGATACCAATATCCTGATCTGTACAGACAGCGCGAGTGAGGGGCTGAACCTCCAAACTGCGGATGCGCTGATCAATTTCGATTTACCGTGGAATCCGATGCGGGTTGAACAACGCATCGGTCGAATCGACCGTATCGGCCAGAAGAACGAGGTCGTGAAGATCATCAACTACGCCTACAAGGACAGCATCGACGGCGACATCTACGAGGAACTGGAGGGACGGTTACAGCTGTTCGAGAACGTGGTTGGGCCGATGCGTCCGGTACTGAACAGCATCGAGCAGGACATCAAAGACGCCGTTATGGGTAGTTCCGGGTCGGATGACACCAGAGAGCCTAGTGAGCTAGTCGTCGAAGAAGCGGACTCACGGGCAAAACGTGCCCAGGAGAAAGCCGAGGAGACCGGGCTAGCAGGTGAGCCAGAAGAGGTATCGACGAAAGAGGCGATAATCGAGAGTTCCGGACTTGACGGGTGGGAACCCTATTGCTATCCCGCATTCGATGATATCGGGACCGGTGATCGGTCGTATGAACCGTTGGTGAGCTTAGAGACGATTGAGACACAGCTTACGCAAAGCGACCGTCTCGAAGAGACAGAATGGTCGTTTACTGCCCTCCGGAACCATGACCGCGCCGACGACTTCGAAGATATCGTCGACGATGCATACGTTCTGGAACTGCCGGAGGAGGATGCAGTAGCAATGCCGGATTCGCTCAGAGAGACAGCTCAGGCAGAGCTTGGAGGGGGTAGCGGTGTTGTTGTGACGTTCAACCCAGAGATTGCTGAGCAGTTCCCGTCGATTCGGCTGCTCCTACCTGGGGATCCACTATTCGAAGCACTCGTCCGCGAAGCTGCCCCAGCAGAAGTCGATAATGTGGAGTTCGTCTGTGGTCAGCGTGGAGAGAGTGGATCGTCTGTGACCCGAAGTAGTCAGGTCGCCGAAGCCAAACAAGCGACTGTTGTAGAACCAGCTGTAACGAGTGAGAGTGTGAAAAATCTCCTCGGTGGGACGAACTCGGTCTCAGATATCGACGATGCAGAGCAGACTGTCCTGAACTGGTTATCCCAACTTCCAGCTGCAGAGTAG
- a CDS encoding DUF1156 domain-containing protein encodes MSDSHTTSETEPESDDEYTSLAIEGELPLKAVGIENLKEANPKHMPPHRYIHPWFARRPTPAARLAILGSVMEEGTSADELLSLMQIGPDGLEENISEYVQERKTTEGQRDGTLGEWYGYPRPFTQSPTEDELADLHTSLRETWDGELPTVLDATAGGGVIPFESIRYGLPTIANELNPVPSMILKVMLEYAPEVGSLEDELYQWRDQIQKKASEELDDLYPTKREGREVLASACTYHIQCESCAGTVPLVPKWWLHKRSAGEGVAIKPDYENGDVSYECVELAKNSDSSFDPSDGPVSRSDVECPHCGVVTEYEEVRDLLKNDEFEYQIYGVKYDDPRGGSGYRAGEEMDQQALKRAEERIESDFDLLTFLPEKVEVSSRITDPATYGMEEWRDLYSPRQLVSHYEYCQAFHDTADEIRAEHDDLTAEAILTILTVAASKMVDYNSRLSSWHTGKGYPNPIFVGSNFSFCRIFCDNNLAADTMGYNDMSRKVIDSYEELAAMITGQDAADLYCGDAADLSSKVGENEVQAAVVDPPYYDSIMYAQLSDVFYTMQKAYLSDVHPDLYASELTNKSDEAVANPSRFEGLEGEKSKKELAKDDYEEKMADIFSDLYKSLEPGGVLTIMFTHKETDAWDTLSTSLIESGFTITATHPITSEMPVRAGKRETQSADSTILLTGRKPTQEDNSAVEATLWEDVKSQTREAAKGAARDLLDSGLSLTKTDTIIAAFGPTLRVFADNYPVVDKKGDEVPPRDALTAARDAVAEVLSERYLETKGFDDLDGLTRWYVLSWLIYDSDTMPYDEARQLGIGVGVNIDDVKRDTKIWGKSSGDVQLKTHSHRVQDIVRVENGEDVSSRKYPVDPTSERFSYGIDAVHSAIHVYETKGPEAAWEWLSDRGLKNDERFRTSVTALLEVLPPEHETAETLRDILSGRTGEYLDIDISNINLNVRGEDDEDNQAALNEFE; translated from the coding sequence ATGAGCGACTCCCACACGACATCCGAGACCGAACCTGAATCTGACGACGAGTACACCTCGCTGGCAATCGAGGGCGAACTCCCCCTGAAGGCAGTAGGGATTGAGAATCTCAAGGAAGCGAATCCGAAGCACATGCCGCCGCACCGGTACATCCACCCGTGGTTCGCTCGCCGCCCCACCCCTGCGGCTCGTCTGGCGATTCTTGGATCGGTAATGGAGGAGGGAACGAGTGCGGATGAACTGCTGTCGCTGATGCAGATCGGGCCAGACGGTCTAGAAGAGAACATCAGCGAGTACGTTCAAGAGCGCAAGACGACTGAAGGACAACGTGACGGGACACTCGGCGAGTGGTACGGCTATCCGAGACCGTTTACGCAGTCTCCGACCGAAGACGAGCTGGCAGATCTACATACCTCGTTGCGAGAGACCTGGGATGGTGAATTACCGACTGTTCTAGATGCGACTGCTGGTGGCGGAGTGATTCCCTTCGAGTCCATCCGCTACGGCTTGCCCACCATCGCGAACGAGCTGAATCCCGTCCCGTCGATGATTCTGAAGGTGATGTTGGAGTACGCGCCTGAGGTCGGGTCGCTCGAAGATGAACTCTACCAATGGCGCGACCAAATCCAAAAGAAGGCGAGCGAGGAGCTCGACGATCTGTACCCTACGAAGCGGGAGGGTCGTGAAGTGCTGGCGTCAGCCTGTACGTACCACATTCAGTGTGAGTCCTGTGCTGGGACGGTCCCGTTGGTACCGAAGTGGTGGCTCCACAAGCGTAGCGCCGGCGAAGGCGTCGCGATCAAGCCGGATTACGAAAACGGAGATGTGTCATATGAGTGTGTAGAACTTGCAAAGAACTCCGATTCTAGTTTTGACCCATCTGATGGACCGGTTTCAAGGTCAGACGTGGAATGTCCTCACTGTGGAGTAGTTACAGAGTACGAGGAGGTGCGCGATTTGTTAAAGAACGATGAGTTTGAGTATCAAATCTACGGAGTGAAGTACGACGATCCACGTGGAGGATCCGGCTACCGTGCTGGTGAGGAAATGGACCAGCAAGCGCTCAAGCGTGCCGAAGAGCGTATAGAATCCGACTTCGATCTCCTCACTTTCCTTCCGGAGAAAGTCGAAGTGAGCAGTCGAATCACTGACCCAGCTACTTATGGAATGGAAGAATGGCGAGATCTCTATAGTCCCCGACAGCTGGTCTCCCATTACGAGTACTGCCAAGCATTCCACGATACTGCTGATGAAATCCGCGCGGAACACGACGATCTGACCGCGGAAGCCATCCTCACCATCCTCACAGTGGCCGCGAGCAAAATGGTGGATTACAACTCCCGACTATCCTCGTGGCATACTGGAAAAGGATATCCAAATCCGATCTTCGTTGGGAGCAACTTCTCGTTCTGTCGAATCTTCTGCGACAACAACCTCGCAGCGGACACTATGGGGTACAACGATATGTCCCGGAAGGTCATCGACTCATACGAAGAACTCGCGGCGATGATTACCGGTCAGGATGCAGCGGACCTCTACTGTGGGGATGCAGCAGACCTCTCTTCGAAGGTTGGAGAAAACGAAGTCCAGGCGGCAGTGGTGGATCCGCCGTACTATGACAGCATCATGTACGCACAGCTGTCCGACGTATTCTACACGATGCAAAAAGCCTACCTCAGCGATGTCCACCCAGACCTCTACGCATCTGAGCTCACAAATAAATCCGATGAGGCCGTGGCGAACCCTTCGCGGTTCGAAGGTCTAGAAGGTGAGAAGTCCAAGAAGGAACTTGCAAAAGATGACTACGAAGAGAAGATGGCTGACATTTTCTCTGATCTCTACAAGAGTCTCGAACCGGGTGGCGTCTTAACGATCATGTTCACGCACAAGGAGACCGATGCTTGGGACACACTCTCTACATCGCTGATCGAATCCGGATTCACCATCACGGCTACGCACCCGATAACGAGCGAAATGCCGGTTAGGGCGGGGAAGCGAGAAACACAAAGCGCGGACAGCACCATCCTGCTTACTGGGCGAAAGCCTACGCAGGAAGATAATTCAGCTGTCGAGGCCACGTTGTGGGAAGACGTGAAGTCGCAGACCCGCGAAGCCGCAAAAGGAGCTGCGCGAGACTTGTTGGATTCTGGATTGAGCCTCACCAAGACAGATACTATAATTGCAGCGTTCGGTCCGACGCTACGTGTGTTCGCAGACAACTACCCTGTTGTAGACAAGAAAGGAGATGAAGTTCCGCCACGCGATGCTCTCACTGCTGCCCGTGACGCTGTTGCTGAAGTCCTCTCAGAACGTTATCTGGAAACTAAAGGTTTTGACGACCTTGACGGACTCACCCGGTGGTACGTCCTCTCGTGGCTCATCTACGACTCCGATACAATGCCATACGACGAAGCTCGTCAGCTTGGCATCGGTGTTGGTGTCAATATCGATGACGTGAAACGCGACACAAAGATCTGGGGGAAAAGTAGTGGTGATGTCCAACTCAAAACGCATAGCCACCGCGTGCAGGACATCGTCCGTGTCGAAAATGGAGAGGATGTCTCCAGTCGGAAGTATCCGGTTGACCCGACTAGTGAACGGTTCAGTTATGGAATCGATGCAGTACACTCTGCCATTCACGTCTACGAAACCAAAGGTCCAGAAGCTGCCTGGGAGTGGCTATCCGATCGCGGCCTGAAGAATGACGAGCGATTCCGTACCTCCGTCACCGCTCTCCTCGAGGTACTCCCCCCAGAACACGAAACTGCGGAAACCCTTCGCGATATACTCTCGGGGCGCACGGGCGAATACCTCGATATCGACATCAGCAATATCAATCTCAACGTTCGAGGAGAGGACGACGAAGATAATCAGGCAGCACTCAACGAGTTCGAATAA